From the genome of Streptacidiphilus rugosus AM-16, one region includes:
- a CDS encoding DUF3995 domain-containing protein: MRTRTKALTVATVLTVDAAIHLYWATGAIWPAHSLDSLSHAVLNAHVRWDPPVLLPIAGMLVTGSALLLARARRRGGRVAALGSLAVACGLGLRGAAGIVWITGLGSDPQTPFYWLNLLAYTPACLVLAPMAFSVATGRRAAGVGRFRTLRHASARRGGGTAAPAAD, translated from the coding sequence ATGAGGACACGCACCAAGGCGCTGACCGTGGCCACCGTACTGACGGTGGACGCCGCCATCCACCTGTACTGGGCGACGGGGGCCATCTGGCCCGCCCACTCGCTCGACTCCCTGTCCCACGCGGTGCTCAACGCCCACGTGCGCTGGGACCCGCCGGTGCTGCTGCCGATCGCCGGGATGCTGGTGACCGGATCGGCCCTGCTGCTCGCCAGGGCGCGGAGGCGCGGCGGCCGCGTCGCGGCGCTGGGCAGCCTTGCGGTGGCCTGCGGACTGGGTCTGCGCGGAGCGGCCGGGATCGTGTGGATCACCGGTCTGGGAAGCGACCCGCAGACCCCCTTCTACTGGCTGAACCTGCTCGCCTACACCCCCGCCTGTCTCGTCCTCGCGCCGATGGCGTTCTCGGTCGCGACCGGTCGTCGGGCCGCCGGGGTCGGCCGGTTCAGGACGCTCCGGCACGCGTCGGCCCGGCGGGGCGGCGGGACCGCCGCCCCGGCGGCAGACTGA
- a CDS encoding aldehyde dehydrogenase: protein MSDSTPTPAPTSAPGSHADWRRLAAELVPQTRAFVGGEQRDARSGATFTDTDPATGKALAEIAACDTADVDDAVRSARAAFADGRWSGLAPEARKKRLLRLAELIERHGPELALYDSLDMGKPVAEALTVDVPGAAGCFAWHAEAVDKLYDEIAPAAPGNLALVRRVPLGVVGAVVPWNFPLDLASWKLAPALAAGNSVVLKPAEQSPQSALLLARLAVEAGIPAGVLNVVPGLGETAGRALGLHPDVDVLAFTGSTTVGRHFLSYAAQSNGKQVWLEAGGKSPDLVFPDADLDAAAERAAFGFCFNAGQVCSANTRLLVHADIVEEFTARVAEHAAGYVPGDPLDPATRLGPLVDEAQAQRLLDAVDAARAAGGHVVHGGTRPDRIGAYLHPTIVTGLPEDAPLAREELFGPVLTVLPFRDEADAVRIANDSPYGLAASLWTRDLGRAHRVAEALHAGTVSVNTVDALSTATPFGGFKQSGYGRDLSLHSFDKYTGLKTTWISFG, encoded by the coding sequence ATGAGTGACTCCACCCCCACCCCCGCTCCCACCTCCGCCCCCGGTTCCCATGCCGACTGGCGGCGACTGGCCGCCGAGCTGGTCCCGCAGACCCGTGCCTTCGTCGGCGGCGAGCAGCGCGACGCCCGCTCCGGTGCCACCTTCACCGACACCGACCCGGCCACAGGGAAGGCGCTCGCCGAGATCGCGGCCTGCGACACGGCCGACGTCGACGACGCCGTCCGCTCGGCCCGCGCCGCCTTCGCCGACGGCCGCTGGTCGGGTCTGGCGCCCGAGGCGCGCAAGAAGCGCCTGCTGCGACTGGCCGAGCTGATCGAGCGACACGGCCCCGAGCTGGCGCTGTACGACTCGCTCGACATGGGCAAGCCCGTCGCCGAAGCCCTCACGGTCGACGTCCCCGGCGCGGCAGGCTGCTTCGCCTGGCACGCCGAGGCCGTCGACAAGCTCTACGACGAGATCGCCCCCGCCGCCCCGGGCAACCTCGCGCTGGTCCGCCGGGTGCCGCTCGGCGTGGTCGGCGCGGTCGTGCCGTGGAACTTCCCGCTCGACCTCGCCTCCTGGAAGCTGGCCCCGGCGCTGGCGGCCGGCAACAGCGTCGTGCTCAAGCCCGCCGAGCAGTCGCCGCAGTCGGCGCTGCTGCTCGCCCGGCTGGCCGTCGAGGCAGGCATCCCCGCGGGCGTGCTCAACGTCGTCCCCGGCCTCGGCGAGACGGCCGGCCGCGCGCTCGGCCTGCACCCGGACGTGGACGTGCTGGCCTTCACCGGATCCACCACGGTCGGACGCCACTTCCTGTCCTACGCGGCGCAGTCCAACGGCAAGCAGGTCTGGCTGGAGGCGGGCGGCAAGAGCCCCGACCTGGTCTTCCCCGACGCCGACCTGGACGCCGCCGCCGAGCGCGCCGCCTTCGGCTTCTGCTTCAACGCGGGACAGGTCTGCTCCGCCAACACCCGGTTGCTCGTCCATGCGGACATCGTCGAGGAGTTCACCGCCAGGGTCGCCGAACACGCCGCCGGCTACGTCCCCGGCGACCCGCTCGACCCCGCCACCCGCCTGGGCCCGCTCGTCGACGAGGCCCAGGCCCAGCGACTGCTGGACGCCGTCGACGCGGCGCGCGCGGCGGGCGGACACGTCGTCCACGGCGGAACGCGGCCCGACCGCATCGGCGCCTACCTGCACCCGACCATCGTCACCGGCCTGCCCGAGGACGCGCCGCTCGCCCGCGAGGAGCTGTTCGGACCGGTGCTGACGGTCCTTCCGTTCCGCGACGAGGCGGACGCGGTCCGGATCGCCAACGACTCGCCGTACGGTCTGGCCGCGTCCCTCTGGACCCGCGACCTCGGCCGCGCCCACCGCGTCGCCGAAGCGCTCCACGCCGGAACGGTCTCGGTCAACACCGTCGACGCGCTGAGCACCGCCACGCCCTTCGGCGGCTTCAAGCAGTCCGGCTACGGGCGCGACCTCTCGCTGCACTCCTTCGACAAGTACACCGGGCTGAAGACGACCTGGATCTCCTTCGGCTGA
- a CDS encoding Fpg/Nei family DNA glycosylase, protein MPELPEVESLTRFLADHLVGRTVERVYPVAVHALKTYDPPVTALEGLIFDGAGRHGKFLDLRAGELHLVVHLARAGWVRWSESMSTDAPRPGKGPLALRLRLTDPPEGGPGAGFDITEAGTQKHLAVYVVRNPQDVPGIARLGPDPLSPDFTLESFTALLAAERRQIKGVLRDQSVLAGIGNAYSDEILHAARMSPFKLAANLSEEEVTALHQVIGTTLTEAVQRAEGLPLRDLKAEKKSGLRVHGRTGEPCPVCGDTIREVSFADSSLQYCPTCQTGGKPLADRRLSRLLK, encoded by the coding sequence ATGCCCGAGCTGCCGGAGGTCGAGTCACTGACCCGCTTCCTGGCCGACCATCTCGTCGGCCGGACCGTCGAGCGCGTGTACCCGGTCGCGGTGCACGCGCTGAAGACCTACGACCCGCCCGTCACGGCGCTCGAAGGCCTGATCTTCGACGGCGCGGGACGGCACGGCAAGTTCCTCGACCTGCGGGCCGGCGAGCTGCATCTGGTCGTCCACCTGGCCCGGGCCGGCTGGGTCAGGTGGAGCGAGTCGATGTCCACCGATGCACCGCGCCCGGGCAAGGGACCGCTCGCGCTGCGGCTGCGGCTCACCGACCCGCCCGAGGGCGGCCCCGGTGCCGGCTTCGACATCACCGAGGCGGGCACCCAGAAACACCTCGCCGTCTACGTGGTCCGCAACCCCCAGGACGTCCCCGGCATCGCCAGACTCGGCCCCGACCCACTGTCCCCCGACTTCACCCTGGAGTCCTTCACCGCCCTGCTCGCAGCCGAGCGCCGACAGATCAAGGGCGTGCTGCGGGACCAGAGCGTCCTGGCCGGCATCGGCAACGCCTACTCCGACGAGATCCTGCACGCCGCCCGGATGTCCCCGTTCAAGCTTGCCGCCAACCTCTCGGAGGAGGAGGTCACCGCGCTCCACCAGGTCATCGGCACCACGTTGACCGAGGCGGTGCAGCGCGCCGAAGGACTGCCGCTGCGCGACCTGAAGGCCGAGAAGAAGAGCGGGCTGCGCGTCCACGGCCGCACCGGCGAACCGTGCCCGGTCTGCGGCGACACCATCCGCGAGGTCTCCTTCGCGGACTCGTCGCTGCAGTACTGCCCGACCTGCCAGACCGGCGGCAAGCCGCTCGCCGACCGCCGCCTCTCCCGCCTGCTCAAGTAG
- a CDS encoding LysR family transcriptional regulator, protein MTAAVGFTLAQLRYFVVAAEAGSMTAAAERLLIAQSAVSTAVSNLEHELGVQLFIRRKGKGLVVTPTGERLLLQARELLSHALDVAAEARGGEGGLSGPVRLGCFVTLAPFVLPGLLAAAAERHPQLQIDIIEGEADELDRALRTGRTDFAITYDLGLGPGVARETIASLPAHAVVAADHPLAGRGTVDLAELAHEPFVLLDLPHSRDYFWSLVTATGITPTIRHRSHNYEAVRSLVALGHGFSVLHQRPATEDTYSGAKVAVLALTDEHPPLDLVLARMAGVRQTARATAVMDLAQELLTGSQQS, encoded by the coding sequence ATGACAGCAGCGGTCGGGTTCACGCTGGCGCAGCTGCGGTACTTCGTGGTGGCCGCCGAGGCCGGCAGCATGACCGCCGCCGCCGAGCGGCTGCTGATCGCCCAGTCGGCCGTCTCCACCGCGGTCTCCAACCTGGAGCACGAGCTCGGCGTGCAGCTGTTCATCCGGCGCAAGGGCAAGGGCCTGGTGGTCACCCCCACCGGCGAACGCCTGCTGCTCCAGGCCAGGGAACTGCTCAGCCACGCGCTCGACGTGGCCGCCGAGGCCCGGGGCGGCGAGGGCGGGCTGAGCGGACCGGTGCGGCTGGGCTGCTTCGTCACGCTGGCCCCCTTCGTCCTGCCCGGACTGCTGGCCGCCGCGGCCGAACGCCACCCGCAGCTGCAGATCGACATCATCGAGGGTGAGGCCGACGAGCTCGACCGCGCCCTGCGCACCGGGCGGACCGACTTCGCGATCACCTACGACCTCGGCCTCGGGCCCGGCGTCGCGCGCGAGACCATCGCCTCCCTCCCGGCCCACGCGGTCGTCGCGGCCGACCACCCGCTGGCCGGCCGCGGCACCGTCGACCTGGCCGAACTCGCCCACGAGCCCTTCGTCCTGCTCGACCTGCCGCACAGCCGCGACTACTTCTGGTCCCTGGTCACCGCCACCGGCATCACCCCGACGATCCGCCACCGCTCCCACAACTACGAGGCGGTCCGCTCCCTGGTCGCCCTCGGCCACGGCTTCTCCGTGCTGCACCAGCGTCCGGCGACCGAGGACACCTACAGCGGCGCCAAGGTGGCCGTGCTCGCACTCACCGACGAGCACCCGCCGCTCGACCTGGTCCTGGCCCGGATGGCCGGCGTCCGCCAGACCGCCCGCGCCACGGCCGTCATGGACCTCGCCCAGGAACTTCTGACCGGCTCGCAGCAGAGCTGA
- a CDS encoding TetR/AcrR family transcriptional regulator: protein MARPKNQGARRVALIDAAGRAIAERGMAGLRIKDIAAEAGVSAGSVLYYYPELDDLVLAVHQDAVERYLMQRQERTETPGGDPVARMRAALGSGLPEGPDDAVHRLLFELHGLADRSTGHAALMGSLFAREVALYSTLLELGAMAGVFAPAGPVADTARTLVALEDGFGLHIVARNRVLDRATALALLTAHARAVTGCPAL, encoded by the coding sequence ATGGCACGACCGAAGAACCAGGGAGCCCGCCGCGTCGCGCTGATCGACGCCGCCGGACGGGCCATCGCGGAGCGCGGCATGGCCGGCCTCCGGATCAAGGACATCGCCGCCGAGGCGGGTGTCTCGGCGGGATCGGTCCTGTACTACTACCCGGAGCTGGACGACCTCGTGCTGGCCGTCCACCAGGACGCCGTCGAGCGGTACCTGATGCAGCGGCAGGAACGGACCGAGACGCCCGGCGGCGACCCGGTCGCCCGGATGCGCGCCGCGCTCGGCTCGGGACTGCCCGAAGGGCCGGACGACGCGGTGCACCGGCTCCTCTTCGAACTGCACGGACTCGCCGACCGCAGCACGGGCCACGCGGCGCTGATGGGCTCGCTCTTCGCCCGCGAGGTCGCGCTCTACTCGACGCTGCTGGAGCTCGGCGCGATGGCGGGCGTGTTCGCGCCGGCCGGACCGGTCGCCGACACGGCGCGCACCCTGGTCGCCCTGGAGGACGGCTTCGGTCTGCACATCGTCGCCCGCAACCGGGTCCTGGACAGGGCCACGGCCCTCGCCCTGCTCACCGCCCACGCCCGCGCGGTCACGGGCTGTCCCGCGCTGTAG
- a CDS encoding RidA family protein, which produces MAFHRIRRFNTADTYPEQHLANDLAQAVVADGTVYLRGQIGQDLETRQSVGVGDVEAQAEQAMSNIALLLQESGSALDEIVKITVYLTDIRYREPVYQVMGRWLKGVHYVSTGLVVSALARPEWLVEIDATAVIPASRRAEAAGVRHARAAERGELL; this is translated from the coding sequence ATGGCGTTCCACCGCATCCGGCGCTTCAACACGGCCGACACCTATCCCGAGCAGCACCTCGCCAACGACCTGGCCCAGGCCGTCGTCGCCGACGGCACCGTCTACCTGCGCGGGCAGATCGGACAGGACCTGGAGACCAGGCAGAGCGTCGGCGTCGGCGACGTGGAGGCGCAGGCGGAACAGGCGATGTCCAACATCGCCCTGCTGCTGCAGGAGTCCGGCAGCGCGCTGGACGAGATCGTCAAGATCACCGTCTATCTCACCGACATCCGCTACCGCGAGCCGGTCTACCAGGTGATGGGCCGTTGGCTGAAGGGCGTGCACTACGTCTCCACGGGCCTGGTCGTCTCCGCCCTGGCCCGCCCCGAGTGGTTGGTCGAGATCGACGCGACCGCCGTCATCCCGGCCTCGCGCCGGGCCGAGGCGGCCGGTGTCCGGCACGCCAGGGCGGCCGAGCGGGGAGAGCTGCTGTGA
- a CDS encoding RNA polymerase sigma factor — protein sequence MERPGRSAPPPGVKDDELSDLVRRAQGGDTVAMSSLLARLAPYAARVCGPIALDDGPDATQETLIAVFRNLRSLKDPAACHGWVRAIAVRESVRLAKRSARSVPVDPRDRLDGIPSRGDVEQATDVSDVLARLSPEHRAVIVLRDVEGLDESEAAELLALPVGTVKSRLHRARDNFRKAWGV from the coding sequence ATGGAACGTCCGGGGCGGTCGGCTCCTCCTCCAGGCGTGAAGGATGACGAACTCTCCGACCTGGTGAGACGCGCCCAGGGTGGTGACACCGTGGCGATGAGCTCTCTCCTGGCCCGGCTCGCCCCCTACGCGGCCCGGGTCTGCGGCCCGATCGCGCTGGACGACGGGCCGGACGCGACGCAGGAGACCCTGATCGCGGTGTTCCGTAACCTCCGTTCGCTCAAGGATCCGGCGGCCTGCCACGGGTGGGTCCGGGCCATCGCGGTCCGCGAGTCGGTGCGGCTGGCGAAGCGTTCGGCGCGCAGCGTTCCGGTCGATCCGCGTGACCGGCTGGACGGCATCCCCAGCCGGGGCGACGTGGAGCAGGCGACGGACGTCTCCGACGTGCTGGCCAGGCTGTCCCCCGAGCACCGGGCGGTGATCGTGCTGCGCGACGTGGAGGGACTGGACGAGTCCGAGGCCGCCGAGCTGCTGGCCCTCCCGGTGGGTACCGTCAAGTCCCGGCTGCACCGGGCCCGTGACAACTTCAGAAAGGCGTGGGGCGTATGA
- a CDS encoding amidohydrolase yields the protein MADQQRSGAATAPAPALAQAPTAARGVLTGTVAGLADELVGLSHRLHAHPETAWEEEQAARWTAELLDDLGYAVTPGVCGLPTAFAATVGSGPLHVALCAEYDALPGLGHACGHNVIAASAVGAAAALARVADDLGLTVTVLGTPAEEGGGGKILMLERGAFEGVDVAMMVHPGPVDVAEAEPFAVAHLGVRYTGRAAHAAAYPEQGRNAADAFTVAQVGIGLLRQQLPASTRVHGLVTRGGEAPNAIPERTEGRWYVRAADLGELERVQGRVEACFRAGALASGCALEIEPESPPYSEFRGDAELLALYRRNALGLGRRFAAREDPAARMNRASTDMGNVSRVVRALHPYIGIGSLPALNHQREFAAACASRAADAALLDGALALALTAADLAAAQSVHAPSAHAPSARVGGATARDSP from the coding sequence ATGGCTGATCAGCAACGCTCCGGAGCCGCAACTGCGCCCGCGCCCGCCCTCGCCCAGGCGCCGACGGCCGCCCGCGGCGTGTTGACCGGGACGGTCGCCGGACTCGCCGACGAGCTGGTCGGCCTGTCGCACCGGCTGCACGCCCACCCCGAGACCGCCTGGGAGGAGGAGCAGGCGGCCCGCTGGACCGCCGAGCTGCTGGACGACCTCGGCTACGCCGTCACCCCCGGCGTCTGCGGGCTGCCCACCGCCTTCGCCGCGACGGTCGGCAGCGGCCCGCTGCATGTCGCGCTCTGCGCCGAGTACGACGCCCTGCCCGGCCTCGGGCACGCCTGCGGGCACAACGTCATCGCCGCCTCGGCGGTCGGCGCCGCCGCCGCGCTGGCCAGGGTGGCCGACGACCTCGGGCTGACCGTCACGGTCCTCGGCACCCCGGCCGAGGAGGGCGGCGGCGGCAAGATCCTGATGCTGGAGCGCGGCGCCTTCGAGGGCGTCGACGTGGCGATGATGGTCCACCCTGGACCGGTCGACGTGGCTGAGGCCGAGCCCTTCGCCGTCGCCCATCTGGGCGTCCGGTACACGGGCCGGGCCGCTCATGCGGCCGCCTATCCGGAGCAGGGCCGCAACGCGGCCGACGCGTTCACCGTGGCCCAGGTCGGCATCGGCCTGCTGCGCCAGCAACTGCCCGCGTCCACGCGGGTGCACGGGCTGGTGACCCGCGGGGGAGAGGCCCCCAACGCCATCCCCGAGCGGACCGAGGGGCGCTGGTACGTCCGCGCGGCGGACCTGGGGGAGCTGGAACGGGTCCAGGGCCGTGTCGAGGCCTGCTTCCGGGCGGGCGCGCTGGCCTCGGGGTGCGCGCTGGAGATCGAGCCGGAGTCGCCGCCGTACTCGGAGTTCCGGGGCGACGCGGAACTGCTGGCGCTCTATCGCCGCAACGCCCTGGGGCTGGGCCGCCGCTTCGCCGCCCGCGAGGATCCCGCGGCGCGGATGAACCGGGCCTCGACCGACATGGGCAACGTCTCGCGGGTCGTCCGGGCGCTCCACCCCTACATCGGCATCGGGTCGCTGCCCGCGCTCAACCACCAGCGCGAGTTCGCCGCCGCCTGCGCGAGCCGGGCCGCCGACGCGGCCTTGCTCGACGGCGCGCTGGCCCTGGCGCTGACGGCGGCGGACCTGGCGGCGGCGCAGTCCGTCCATGCCCCGTCAGCCCATGCCCCGTCCGCCCGTGTCGGGGGCGCTACAGCGCGGGACAGCCCGTGA
- a CDS encoding flavin-containing monooxygenase, translating to MPSEETDVVVVGAGQAGVAMSEHLGACGIPHIVLERHRVAERWRSERWDSLVANGPAWHDRFPGMEFPDVAPDAFASKEQVADYFAAYAEKIGAPVRCGVEVTSVRRHAGRPGFRVETSAGAIDARFVVAATGPFQRPLIPPVVPDGAVPVQIHSSDYRNPGQLPEGAVLVVGAGSSGVQIADELRRSGRRVLLSVGPHERPPRQYRGRDFCWWLGVLGLWDAETPPQGAEHVTIAVSGARGGHTVDFRTLAADGIELLGLTTSYRNGVLRFAPDLAANIALGDAKYLELLRAADAYVERNGLDLPEEPQAHVLGPEPACVTAPRLELDLAEAGVTAIVWATGFAADYGWLDVDAFDDRGRPKQRRGVSAEPGVYFLGLPWLSRRGSSFIWGVWHDARHVADHIATQRGYLAQEG from the coding sequence ATGCCGAGTGAAGAGACCGACGTCGTCGTCGTCGGCGCGGGCCAGGCGGGCGTGGCGATGAGCGAACACCTCGGAGCCTGCGGGATCCCGCACATCGTGCTGGAGCGGCACCGCGTCGCGGAACGGTGGCGCTCCGAGCGCTGGGACTCCCTGGTCGCGAACGGGCCCGCGTGGCACGACCGCTTCCCCGGCATGGAGTTCCCCGACGTCGCCCCGGACGCCTTCGCCTCGAAGGAGCAGGTGGCCGACTACTTCGCCGCCTACGCCGAGAAGATCGGCGCGCCGGTCCGCTGCGGCGTCGAGGTGACCTCGGTGCGTCGGCACGCGGGCCGGCCCGGCTTCCGGGTCGAGACCTCGGCGGGCGCCATCGACGCGCGCTTCGTCGTCGCCGCGACCGGACCGTTCCAGCGCCCCCTGATCCCGCCCGTCGTCCCCGACGGCGCCGTCCCCGTGCAGATCCACTCCAGCGACTACCGCAATCCCGGCCAACTGCCCGAGGGCGCGGTGCTGGTGGTCGGGGCCGGCTCCTCGGGGGTCCAGATCGCCGACGAGCTGCGCCGGTCGGGCCGCAGGGTGCTGCTCTCCGTCGGGCCCCACGAGCGTCCACCGCGCCAGTACCGGGGCCGCGACTTCTGCTGGTGGCTCGGCGTGCTCGGCCTCTGGGACGCGGAGACGCCCCCGCAGGGCGCCGAGCACGTCACCATCGCGGTCAGCGGCGCGCGCGGCGGCCACACCGTGGACTTCCGCACGCTGGCCGCCGACGGCATCGAACTGCTCGGCCTGACCACCTCGTACCGGAACGGCGTGCTGCGCTTCGCGCCCGACCTCGCCGCCAACATCGCGCTCGGCGACGCCAAGTACCTCGAACTCCTGCGGGCGGCCGACGCCTACGTCGAGCGCAACGGGCTCGACCTCCCCGAGGAGCCGCAGGCCCACGTGCTCGGCCCGGAGCCGGCCTGCGTCACCGCACCCCGCCTGGAGCTCGACCTGGCCGAGGCCGGCGTGACCGCGATCGTCTGGGCGACCGGCTTCGCCGCCGACTACGGCTGGCTCGATGTCGACGCCTTCGACGACAGGGGCCGGCCGAAGCAGCGACGCGGCGTCTCCGCCGAACCCGGCGTCTACTTCCTCGGCCTGCCTTGGCTCTCCCGCCGTGGATCCAGCTTCATCTGGGGCGTCTGGCACGATGCGCGCCACGTCGCCGACCACATCGCCACCCAGCGCGGCTACCTCGCCCAGGAGGGCTGA
- a CDS encoding MFS transporter: protein MTTTSRLLVVAAFTTALGNNVQLIAGALLMIRQQHTMTAVGWLFIAVALPQALLSPFFGRLADRFDRRRLWIACDTGSAALALALPGWLALGGSTAAGVYGANFALALVAALFFPVSAALIKERIAEPGLRRFNAGYEMATQAGMLLSATVGGLAVQTLGAEPLLVFNALTFVVSALCVTAIRAGRAHAPAPAPAAALPVGVAVAGTVAGTATVRTPLRVIVLYAQGSVVVTVFNALLPTFVLAELHRGAGTFGAIDALGSLGFLFAAAAYRTVARRHPDLRIALAGFLACNVLMVMQGLFGVLGLALLVPLGAFVFGQARIASRNLLMTSVDAANVGRAFGLANGGGLAATIVAMLAVSTVTDHSDARFGFAATAAIGAVSTLSAAALRRRQPRELLPTGPLADSPAVQTLSQPTSGH, encoded by the coding sequence ATGACCACCACCTCACGGCTGCTCGTCGTCGCCGCGTTCACGACCGCGCTCGGCAACAATGTCCAACTCATCGCCGGCGCCCTGCTGATGATCCGCCAACAGCACACGATGACGGCGGTGGGGTGGCTCTTCATCGCGGTGGCCCTGCCCCAGGCGCTGCTGTCACCCTTCTTCGGCCGCCTCGCGGACCGCTTCGACCGACGTCGTCTGTGGATCGCCTGCGACACCGGCAGCGCGGCGCTGGCCCTCGCCCTGCCCGGCTGGCTCGCCCTCGGCGGTTCCACCGCGGCCGGCGTCTACGGCGCGAACTTCGCGCTCGCGCTGGTCGCCGCGCTCTTCTTCCCCGTCTCCGCGGCCCTGATCAAGGAGCGGATCGCCGAGCCCGGCCTGCGTCGCTTCAACGCGGGCTACGAGATGGCGACCCAGGCGGGGATGCTGCTCTCCGCGACGGTCGGCGGACTCGCCGTCCAGACGCTGGGCGCCGAGCCCCTGCTCGTCTTCAACGCGCTGACCTTCGTGGTCTCTGCCCTCTGCGTCACCGCGATCCGCGCCGGACGCGCCCATGCCCCCGCCCCCGCTCCCGCGGCGGCTCTTCCCGTGGGCGTGGCCGTGGCCGGGACCGTGGCCGGGACCGCGACTGTGCGCACACCGCTGCGCGTCATCGTCCTCTACGCCCAGGGCAGCGTCGTCGTCACCGTCTTCAACGCGCTGCTGCCGACCTTCGTCCTCGCCGAACTGCATCGCGGTGCGGGCACCTTCGGCGCGATCGACGCGCTGGGCAGCCTCGGGTTCCTCTTCGCGGCGGCGGCGTACCGGACAGTGGCCCGCCGGCATCCGGATCTGCGGATCGCGCTGGCCGGGTTCCTGGCCTGCAATGTGCTCATGGTCATGCAGGGACTGTTCGGCGTACTCGGCCTGGCACTGCTGGTCCCCCTGGGGGCCTTCGTCTTCGGCCAGGCCCGCATCGCGTCCCGCAACCTGCTGATGACCTCCGTGGACGCGGCGAACGTCGGCCGCGCCTTCGGCCTCGCGAACGGGGGCGGGCTGGCCGCCACCATCGTCGCCATGCTGGCGGTCTCGACCGTCACCGACCACAGCGACGCCCGCTTCGGCTTCGCCGCGACGGCCGCGATCGGCGCGGTCTCGACGCTCTCCGCCGCGGCGCTGCGCCGTCGGCAGCCGCGGGAGCTGCTGCCGACGGGGCCTCTCGCGGATTCTCCTGCGGTGCAGACGCTCAGTCAGCCGACGAGTGGGCACTGA
- a CDS encoding DUF1028 domain-containing protein, with the protein MTFSLAARCARTGQLGVAIASSSPAVASRCAHVRAGVGAVCTQNVTDPRLGPWLLDLIAAGSTAPDAVRHTADTEPLVAWRQLTAVGAEGGPAAFSGEYALGLHAQSVGADCVAAGNMLRGEGVPDAMVEAFAAHPERALAQRLMDALAAGVAAGGEEGPVHSAGLLVADAVPWPVVDLRIDWTEGDPVAELAALWRLWEPEQDAYVRRALAPETAPSYGVPGDL; encoded by the coding sequence GTGACCTTCTCCCTCGCGGCCCGCTGTGCCCGGACCGGGCAGCTCGGGGTGGCGATCGCCTCCTCCAGCCCGGCCGTCGCCTCCCGCTGCGCCCATGTCCGCGCCGGCGTCGGGGCGGTGTGCACGCAGAACGTCACCGACCCGCGGCTCGGCCCCTGGCTGCTCGATCTGATCGCCGCGGGCTCCACCGCCCCGGACGCCGTCCGGCACACCGCCGACACCGAACCCCTGGTCGCCTGGCGCCAGTTGACGGCGGTGGGGGCGGAGGGCGGTCCGGCCGCCTTCTCGGGCGAGTACGCGCTCGGCCTCCACGCCCAGAGTGTGGGCGCGGACTGTGTCGCCGCCGGCAACATGCTGCGCGGCGAGGGCGTTCCTGACGCGATGGTCGAGGCATTCGCCGCGCATCCCGAACGCGCCCTCGCACAGCGGCTGATGGACGCGCTGGCCGCCGGAGTCGCGGCGGGCGGCGAGGAGGGGCCGGTCCACTCCGCCGGTCTTCTGGTCGCGGACGCCGTGCCGTGGCCGGTGGTGGATCTGCGGATCGACTGGACCGAGGGCGATCCCGTCGCCGAGCTCGCCGCCCTGTGGCGGCTCTGGGAGCCGGAGCAGGACGCCTACGTCCGCCGGGCGCTGGCGCCGGAGACGGCCCCCAGCTACGGCGTGCCGGGAGACCTGTGA